Proteins encoded together in one Planctopirus ephydatiae window:
- a CDS encoding Bax inhibitor-1/YccA family protein, giving the protein MRTGNPVLNEGAFDRWAQEGGLSSSSVMTVSGAVNKSMVLIGLTASLGLLSFSYLQNNPQLLMPSLIGSAIGGLIASLCVCFWLRSAPVAAPIYALLEGVFLGGITTIFEARFPGIGVQAIAATVGVAAAMLLAYKVGLIRATATFRAGVIAATGGIGLVYLLAFVLSLFNIQAMSFVYDASLLGIGFTAFCVIIAALNLILDFDFIATAASQNLPKNYEWLAAHGLNVTLVWLYLEMLRLISKLQSRD; this is encoded by the coding sequence ATGCGTACCGGGAATCCAGTTCTGAACGAAGGAGCTTTTGATCGCTGGGCTCAAGAGGGTGGCCTTTCGTCGTCCTCTGTGATGACCGTTTCTGGAGCCGTCAACAAATCGATGGTTCTGATTGGTTTAACTGCCAGCCTCGGATTACTGTCATTCAGCTATCTGCAGAACAATCCACAACTGTTAATGCCATCTTTGATTGGTAGTGCAATTGGCGGGCTGATTGCCAGCTTGTGTGTCTGTTTCTGGCTGCGCAGTGCACCTGTGGCAGCGCCCATTTATGCACTTCTGGAAGGTGTATTTCTGGGGGGGATCACCACAATTTTCGAGGCCCGCTTCCCGGGAATTGGCGTGCAGGCGATTGCAGCCACCGTGGGAGTTGCTGCAGCGATGCTGCTGGCCTACAAGGTGGGCTTGATTCGTGCCACTGCCACATTCCGCGCCGGTGTGATTGCCGCCACCGGAGGAATTGGTCTGGTCTATCTGCTGGCGTTCGTTTTGAGTCTGTTCAACATTCAGGCGATGTCATTCGTGTATGACGCTTCGCTCCTCGGGATTGGGTTCACAGCCTTTTGCGTCATCATTGCGGCCTTGAACCTGATTCTGGACTTCGACTTTATCGCGACGGCAGCATCGCAGAACTTGCCCAAGAATTATGAGTGGCTCGCTGCTCATGGGCTGAATGTGACGCTGGTGTGGCTGTATCTGGAGATGTTGCGCCTGATCAGCAAGTTGCAAAGTCGAGACTAG
- a CDS encoding RluA family pseudouridine synthase, with protein sequence MSDAPDIASLRHFSTIKNPDKNSEPMAILSKTVTVEKYLAGVRVDSFLVKHFRSYTSWRILRMVAAGLVTIDGQVAATTQRVHPGQQVTIQLAEPPDLYIPPEPTPLEILFEDDSLLVINKPAGLIAHPTGEIPDGTLINAVQYYLDKQSTHPGLERPGIVHRLDRDTSGAMAICKEHLSHRLLSIQFQLGRISKSYLALVEGVLTEDKLVIDLPIGRAPGCSSALMSCRADALEAQASKTSLRVVERFPQHTLVEAKPRTGRMHQIRIHLATIGFPIVGDEFYLKEGEIRPLVWPESEREQVSPLINRQALHAACLSFAHPLTNEWQDFQAPLPDDLRQAIERARHG encoded by the coding sequence ATGTCTGACGCCCCCGATATCGCTTCACTCCGGCATTTTTCGACAATCAAGAACCCCGACAAGAACTCTGAACCGATGGCCATTCTGTCAAAAACGGTCACTGTCGAAAAATATCTGGCAGGAGTCCGTGTCGACAGTTTTTTGGTCAAACACTTTCGCAGCTACACGAGCTGGCGGATCCTCCGCATGGTCGCCGCTGGTCTGGTTACGATCGATGGACAAGTCGCTGCCACCACTCAACGTGTGCATCCCGGCCAACAGGTGACAATTCAACTCGCAGAGCCACCCGACCTGTATATTCCCCCCGAACCAACCCCGCTCGAAATCCTGTTTGAAGACGACTCCCTGCTCGTCATCAACAAGCCTGCAGGTCTCATTGCTCACCCGACTGGCGAAATCCCTGATGGCACACTGATTAACGCAGTCCAGTATTATCTCGACAAACAATCGACTCATCCTGGTCTCGAGAGACCCGGGATTGTCCACAGGCTGGATCGCGATACGAGCGGTGCCATGGCCATTTGCAAAGAACACCTTTCGCACCGCTTACTCTCGATCCAGTTCCAGTTGGGTCGCATATCCAAAAGTTATCTCGCACTCGTGGAAGGTGTCCTCACAGAGGATAAATTGGTCATCGACCTTCCGATTGGCAGGGCTCCTGGTTGCTCCAGCGCGCTTATGTCGTGCCGGGCCGATGCCCTCGAAGCACAGGCCTCGAAAACTTCTCTTCGAGTGGTGGAACGGTTCCCTCAACACACTCTTGTCGAGGCCAAACCCCGCACAGGCCGCATGCATCAGATTCGAATTCACCTGGCAACCATCGGGTTCCCCATTGTGGGAGACGAGTTTTACCTCAAAGAAGGGGAAATCCGGCCACTCGTCTGGCCAGAAAGTGAACGCGAGCAGGTCTCTCCTCTCATCAATCGACAAGCCTTGCACGCCGCTTGCCTTTCCTTCGCCCACCCGCTCACCAACGAGTGGCAAGACTTTCAAGCTCCTTTGCCGGACGACCTGCGCCAAGCCATTGAACGCGCCCGCCATGGTTGA